The nucleotide window GGATATAATCAATTGCGACATTAAAAAAGTCAATACAATAAGAAGCAAGATTGGAATGATTTTCCAAAATTTTAATCTTCTTGAAAGAGAAACTGTTCTAAAGAATGTTTTAAATGGAAGATTAAGATATAATACTTCTTTTAATACGATTCTAGGAAGATTTTCTAAAGAAGATTATGAGATAGTAAAAGAAAATCTTAAACGAGTAGGATTAGAAGAGTATAAACATGAAAGAGTTAATAATCTGAGCGGTGGCCAAAAACAAAGGGTTGCAATAGCAAGAGCTTTATCACAGAAACCAGAAGTTATTCTTGCAGATGAACCAGTGTCCAGTTTAGATCCAAAATTAATGAAAGAAATAATGGATTTATTAAAAAGTATATGTGATGAGGACGGTATAACATTAGTTACAAGTTTACATTTCCTTGAATTTGCTAAGAGATATGGTTCAAGAATAGTGGGAATGAAAGATGGTGAAATAGTTTTTAATGGAAAACCAGAAGATCTTACAGAAAAAGATATTGTTGATATTTATGGTAAAACAAAAGAATGGAATCTCTATGGTAAAATTGGTTTTTAAAGATGAAATTAAAAAAATTAAAAAATAAATACAAAGGATTATTTATTGGGTTATTAATAGTTATAATTTATTATTGGGCTATTAATGGAACAAACACCAGTCCTTCTAATTTTGTTAAAGGTATCCCATTTATGATGGATTTTATAGGTAGAATGTTCCCTCCTGATATAAGCAATTTAGGAACTTTTTTACTTAAAGCTCTTGAAACATTACAAATGGCTATTGTTGGTTCAACATTGGGAGCTTTGATTGCTTTGCCTTTATCTTTTTTAGCGGCAAGGAACATTATGTCAAACAAATTTGTGTATCATAGTGTAAGAAGTATTTTTGATGCTTGTAGGGGAATAAATGAAGTTGTATGGGGTCTTATATTTGTTTCAATGGTGGGTTTGGGTCCTTTCCCTGGTGTTTTGGCTCTCACAGTTCATGTTACAGGAGCTTTAGGAAGATATTTCTCAGAATCAATAGAAACAGTTGATCCAGAGGTGATTAAAGCTATCATCTCAACAGGAGCGAATAAAATGCAAGTTATTACTAGAGGGATTTTTCCTCAGGTTAAAC belongs to Candidatus Woesearchaeota archaeon B3_Woes and includes:
- the phnE gene encoding phosphonate ABC transporter, permease protein PhnE, translated to MKLKKLKNKYKGLFIGLLIVIIYYWAINGTNTSPSNFVKGIPFMMDFIGRMFPPDISNLGTFLLKALETLQMAIVGSTLGALIALPLSFLAARNIMSNKFVYHSVRSIFDACRGINEVVWGLIFVSMVGLGPFPGVLALTVHVTGALGRYFSESIETVDPEVIKAIISTGANKMQVITRGIFPQVKPLFINYALYYLENNFRAATVLGLVGAGGIGMELLTSMRLFRNQEVLTILIIMVLMVTVIDRFSAYIRKNIVKVESLE
- the phnC gene encoding phosphonate ABC transporter ATP-binding protein, whose protein sequence is MIKIENLSHTYKNREEEAVKNINLHIEQGESLVIIGSSGSGKSTLLKCINRLIEPTSGKILIKKEDIINCDIKKVNTIRSKIGMIFQNFNLLERETVLKNVLNGRLRYNTSFNTILGRFSKEDYEIVKENLKRVGLEEYKHERVNNLSGGQKQRVAIARALSQKPEVILADEPVSSLDPKLMKEIMDLLKSICDEDGITLVTSLHFLEFAKRYGSRIVGMKDGEIVFNGKPEDLTEKDIVDIYGKTKEWNLYGKIGF